One window of Bos indicus isolate NIAB-ARS_2022 breed Sahiwal x Tharparkar chromosome 18, NIAB-ARS_B.indTharparkar_mat_pri_1.0, whole genome shotgun sequence genomic DNA carries:
- the LOC139177184 gene encoding zinc finger protein ZFP2-like, whose translation MVETYKNLLSVDVSRIDMTMKLQAKGNSGKGEIFQRVIFGRAETSEIKDFFLGKIQETVDGFESLWTDNERRDYGISISHNKNLTDGRDHQSRNDAGDKPVERHESNFHDELQMLQSEGTIFECSQVVMHMNSSASVLPIQRTHSVYKGNSHKNECAVMHPSEQAPDPEGHKKKSYKSNECGITMLQDSELTRHQRIHIGRLPYKADVCGKAFNDNVRLAVHQRNHTGEKPYKCDVFGHCFKHNAHLQNHGRTHTGEKPYKCDVCAKAFTCKESQALHPILHTGEKPYKCDICGRGYTRKSDLGIHQRVHTGEKPYTCDVCGRGYTRKSDLGIHQRVHTGEKPYKCDLCGQAFTRKESYTVHQILHTGEKPYKCDVCGCGYTRKSRLGIHQRVHTGEKPYKCDLCGQAFTYKESHTVHQILHTGEKPYKCDVCGRGYTQKAQLVIHQRVHSGEKPYKCDLCEQAFTRKESHTVHQILHTGEKPYKCDVCGRGYTRSRQLAIHWRLHTGEKPYKCDVCGKAFSVNRSLRTHRKIHTEEKP comes from the coding sequence ATGTGTCTCGTATAGATATGACCATGAAATTACAAGcaaaaggaaacagtggaaaaggaGAAATTTTTCAAAGAGTGATATTTGGGAGAGCTGAAACTTCtgaaattaaagattttttcCTCGGGAAGATACAGGAAACTGTGGATGGTTTTGAGAGTCTGTGGACAGATAATGAAAGAAGAGACTATGGAATATCTATATCCCATAACAAAAATCTCACTGACGGAAGAGATCATCAGAGTAGAAATGATGCAGGAGATAAGCCTGTTGAAAGGCACGAATCAAACTTTCATGATGAATTGCAGATGCTTCAGTCTGAAGGGACAATTTTTGAATGTAGTCAAGTCGTGATGCATATGAACAGTAGTGCTTCAGTTTTGCCAATTCAGAGAACTCATAGTGTCTACAAAGGCAATTCTCATAAAAATGAGTGTGCTGTTATGCATCCCTCAGAACAGGCCCCAGACCCAGAAGGACACAAGAAAAAATCTTACAAAAGTAATGAGTGTGGCATAACCATGCTTCAGGACTCAGAACTCACTAGACATCAAAGAATCCATATAGGAAGATTACCATATAAAGCTGACGTATGTGGCAAGGCGTTTAATGATAATGTGAGGCTTGCAGTTCATCAGAGAAATCATACCGGAGAGAAACCGTATAAATGTGATGTATTTGGTCACTGCTTTAAGCACAATGCACACCTTCAAAACCATGGGAgaactcatactggagagaaaccatataaatgtgatgtgtgtgcCAAAGCCTTTACTTGCAAAGAAAGTCAGGCACTTCATCCGAtccttcatactggagagaaaccatataaatgtgatatatgtggcCGTGGCTATACTAGAAAGTCAGACCTTGGAATTCATcagagagttcatactggagagaagccatatACATGTGATGTGTGTGGCCGTGGCTATACTCGAAAATCAGACCTTGGAATTCATcagagagttcatactggagagaagccatatAAGTGTGATCTCTGTGGACAGGCCTTTACTCGCAAAGAAAGCTACACAGTTCATCAGAtccttcatactggagagaaaccatataaatgtgatgtgtgtggctGTGGGTATACTCGAAAGTCACGCCTTGGAATTCATcagagagttcatactggagagaagccatatAAGTGTGATCTCTGTGGACAGGCCTTTACTTACAAAGAAAGCCACACAGTTCATCAGAtccttcatactggagagaaaccatataaatgtgatgtgtgtggccGTGGCTATACTCAAAAAGCACAACTTGTAATTCATCAGAGAGTTCATTCTGGAGAGAAGCCATATAAGTGTGATCTGTGTGAACAGGCCTTTACTCGCAAAGAAAGCCACACAGTTCATCAGAtccttcatactggagagaaaccatataaatgtgatgtatgtggccgTGGCTATACTCGAAGCAGACAACTTGCAATTCATTGGAgacttcatactggagagaagccatataaatgtgatgtatgtggcaaggcctttagtGTAAATAGAAGCCTTAGAACTCATCGGAAAATTCATACTGAAGAGAAACCataa